In Luteitalea sp. TBR-22, one genomic interval encodes:
- the folK gene encoding 2-amino-4-hydroxy-6-hydroxymethyldihydropteridine diphosphokinase: protein MGGVARVPVAIALGSNLGDRDARLDEAEDRLAALLSGAVASARYETEPVGSLPDTPLYLNEVVVGTTLLAPRALLDALHGIEQDAGRERPFVNAPRTLDLDLILYGDFVIDEPGLHVPHPRFRERVFVLQPLAEVAGDWVDPVSGLTVRDLHARLDA, encoded by the coding sequence GTGGGTGGAGTAGCGCGCGTACCCGTCGCGATTGCCCTGGGGAGCAACCTCGGCGATCGCGACGCGAGGCTCGACGAGGCGGAGGACCGCCTCGCCGCGCTGCTGAGCGGAGCGGTGGCGTCCGCCCGCTACGAGACCGAACCGGTCGGGAGTCTCCCCGACACCCCCCTCTACCTGAACGAAGTCGTCGTCGGCACCACGCTGCTGGCCCCACGCGCGCTGCTCGACGCCCTGCACGGGATCGAGCAGGATGCCGGCCGGGAACGGCCGTTCGTCAACGCCCCGCGGACGCTCGACCTCGACCTCATCCTCTACGGCGATTTCGTGATCGACGAGCCCGGGTTGCACGTGCCGCACCCGCGGTTCCGCGAGCGCGTCTTCGTCCTGCAGCCGCTGGCGGAGGTCGCCGGTGACTGGGTCGACCCCGTGTCGGGGCTGACGGTGCGCGACCTCCACGCACGACTCGACGCCTGA
- a CDS encoding TraR/DksA family transcriptional regulator, whose product MPTVDMSEFQEALLRKKRELIAGEGLKPIGSMMGNSRQGDMADQAEGINEVHIALKLRSTDAKIMQAIEEALERIDRGTYGVCRDCGEMISAARLRAIPWTRVCITCKEKQK is encoded by the coding sequence GTGCCCACCGTGGATATGTCGGAGTTCCAGGAAGCCCTGCTGCGCAAGAAGCGCGAGTTGATCGCCGGGGAGGGCCTCAAGCCCATCGGCTCCATGATGGGGAACAGCCGCCAGGGCGACATGGCCGACCAGGCCGAGGGCATCAACGAGGTGCACATCGCCCTCAAGCTCCGGTCGACCGACGCCAAGATCATGCAGGCCATCGAGGAAGCCCTCGAGCGCATCGATCGCGGCACGTACGGCGTCTGCCGCGACTGCGGCGAGATGATCTCGGCCGCGCGGCTCAGGGCGATTCCCTGGACGCGGGTGTGCATCACCTGCAAGGAGAAACAGAAGTGA